The DNA window GTGGCGAAAATGATGTATTTGCCGGAAGGATGGTAGAAAGGCGCCCACGACATCATGTTCAGACGGGTGATTTGCTTTTGATCGCTGCCGTCGATGTTCATCGTAAAAATCTCCGCTTCGCGGCCGTTCTCCGAGAATCTGCGCCAGACAATGCGTTTGCCGTCGGGACTGAAAAACGGGCCACCGTCGTAGCTTTTCGTTTGCGTCAAGCGTTTGACATTGGCACCATCCGCATCCATGATGTAAATATCGATCATCGATGCCGGATTAGCTTTGAACAAAGCCGTTTCCTCCTCGGATAATTCACCGTTGTATGCACGGCGGTTGGAAGCAAACGCGATCAATTTGCCGTCCGGCGACCACGACGCTTCGGCATCGTACCCCAGCGTGTTGGTCAGATTCTTGATATGCCCACCACTGAAGTCGGTTTCGTAAATATCGTAGTATTCATCGTAATCCCACGCATACGACTTCTGTTCGCCCGCCTTGCGGCGCTCGATCTCGGCCGCCATTTTGGCTTTGGCTTCCTTATCGTCATGCGT is part of the Gammaproteobacteria bacterium genome and encodes:
- a CDS encoding PD40 domain-containing protein, coding for MRKFTRSSSEFCSILIFLAALNANAADFITDEQQLSVKEKRAGEAYYRADSKWMIYQAEVADDNPFYQIFLKNIDSGAVTQVSPGTGKTTCAWVHPSQEKVLFSSTHDDKEAKAKMAAEIERRKAGEQKSYAWDYDEYYDIYETDFSGGHIKNLTNTLGYDAEASWSPDGKLIAFASNRRAYNGELSEEETALFKANPASMIDIYIMDADGANVKRLTQTKSYDGGPFFSPDGKRIVWRRFSENGREAEIFTMNIDGSDQKQITRLNMMSWAPFYHPSGKYIIFATNVHGHRNFELYIVDTDGQKESVRVTDKDGFDGLPVFTPDGNYITWTSDRTPGKKGLLFHGKWNHQKALESLSLK